The Marinobacter sp. ANT_B65 genome has a segment encoding these proteins:
- a CDS encoding nitrous oxide reductase accessory protein NosL — MKPVRSVFLPAMLMFTAFLSGCSGETEAVAEKPAPVHIESGDECHVCGMAITRFPGPKGEVITEKEQAVHKFCSTRDMFSWVLQPENVNRNHTLYVHDMSQTEWDSPADTALIDARDAFYVVGSERKGAMGPTLASFSTEAAAQGFMMKHGGEVVRYEAITLEHLNAEMPMGNMHGSMHGSMHH; from the coding sequence ATGAAACCTGTTCGTTCAGTATTTTTGCCCGCTATGCTGATGTTTACGGCATTCCTGTCAGGGTGTTCCGGAGAGACAGAAGCGGTCGCCGAAAAGCCTGCACCTGTGCATATTGAATCCGGCGATGAGTGCCACGTGTGCGGGATGGCGATAACCCGTTTTCCCGGACCCAAAGGCGAAGTGATTACCGAAAAGGAACAGGCCGTTCACAAGTTCTGCTCCACCCGTGACATGTTCTCCTGGGTACTGCAGCCTGAGAACGTAAATCGCAACCATACTCTGTATGTGCATGATATGAGCCAGACTGAATGGGATAGCCCGGCAGATACAGCTCTGATTGACGCCCGCGACGCCTTCTATGTGGTTGGCTCTGAACGTAAAGGCGCTATGGGTCCGACTCTCGCATCTTTCTCAACGGAAGCGGCTGCCCAGGGTTTCATGATGAAGCACGGTGGTGAAGTGGTGAGGTACGAAGCTATTACCCTGGAGCACCTGAACGCTGAGATGCCCATGGGTAATATGCATGGAAGTATGCATGGGAGTATGCACCACTAA
- a CDS encoding thiamine pyrophosphate-binding protein, with amino-acid sequence MKKSGATLVRHALEQLGIRRTFGIPGVHTTEIYDELNRSESIEPTLVTHEGGGAFMADAVSRTGAELGTMLIVPAAGVTHAASGIGEAGIDGIPMLIISGGIHSESGHRYQLHEMDQHSLLKPITKKTWRITSHRQIIPTLYEAYDTATGGEPGPVFIEIPFNISNFLGDVDDMPLYQAPPAPKQPEQALVDAAAQALADARQPGIFAGWGSVDAQADLIELAELLDAPVATTLQGLSAFPGNHPLHTGMGMGNYAVPAATNAFAKVDCLLAIGTRFSEIPTGSYGINPPESLIHLDINPEVFNANYPASHTIEGDARVTLPALLKAVKAIKSAPANTGIREQIARDKAAYKKEWRDHDSGDRVNPELFFSHLREQLKDDAIIVADDGNHTFLVAELMPILGPRNYMSPSDFNAMGYCVPGAIGAKLANPERQVVGIVGDGALLMTGMELVTAARLQTGVMIFVFNDGELSQIAQAQQIPYNQKTCTVLGTVDYEAFARACGVEFVSMAGNQDISESMATALQKSAAGRPVLVDVRIDYSKSTRFTKGVVKTNLGRMETRDKVRIVGRALWRKVRP; translated from the coding sequence ATGAAGAAATCCGGCGCCACCCTTGTTCGCCATGCACTGGAACAGCTCGGCATCCGCCGTACTTTTGGCATTCCGGGCGTACACACCACCGAAATTTATGACGAGCTGAACCGCTCTGAAAGCATCGAGCCAACACTTGTCACCCATGAAGGTGGTGGCGCGTTCATGGCAGATGCCGTAAGCCGCACCGGTGCTGAATTGGGCACTATGCTTATTGTTCCCGCCGCAGGTGTTACGCATGCGGCCAGTGGCATCGGAGAGGCCGGCATTGATGGCATTCCCATGCTGATTATTTCTGGCGGAATCCATTCTGAGTCGGGGCACCGTTACCAGCTCCATGAGATGGATCAGCACAGCCTGCTCAAGCCGATCACCAAGAAAACCTGGCGCATTACCAGCCACCGCCAGATCATACCTACGCTCTACGAAGCCTATGACACAGCCACGGGGGGCGAGCCTGGCCCGGTCTTTATCGAAATCCCATTCAATATCAGTAATTTTCTGGGTGACGTAGATGACATGCCCCTTTACCAGGCTCCACCGGCGCCGAAGCAACCGGAACAGGCACTGGTTGATGCTGCCGCACAGGCTCTCGCAGATGCCCGGCAGCCGGGCATTTTTGCTGGCTGGGGCTCTGTCGACGCGCAAGCAGACCTGATCGAACTGGCCGAACTGCTGGACGCACCGGTTGCAACCACACTTCAGGGACTCAGCGCTTTCCCGGGAAACCACCCGTTGCACACGGGAATGGGCATGGGTAACTATGCAGTGCCGGCGGCAACCAATGCCTTTGCCAAAGTGGACTGCCTGCTGGCCATCGGCACCCGATTCTCCGAAATTCCCACTGGCAGCTATGGCATCAACCCTCCTGAAAGCCTGATTCATCTGGACATCAACCCTGAGGTTTTCAATGCCAACTACCCCGCCAGCCACACGATTGAGGGCGATGCCAGAGTTACCCTGCCCGCGCTCCTGAAAGCGGTAAAAGCAATAAAATCTGCTCCTGCCAATACCGGTATCCGGGAACAGATTGCCAGAGACAAAGCCGCTTACAAGAAAGAATGGCGGGATCACGACAGCGGCGATCGCGTAAACCCGGAACTGTTTTTCAGCCACCTGCGCGAACAACTGAAGGACGATGCAATCATCGTCGCAGATGATGGCAACCATACCTTCCTGGTAGCCGAGCTGATGCCCATCCTGGGGCCAAGGAATTACATGTCGCCCAGCGACTTCAATGCCATGGGCTACTGCGTTCCAGGTGCCATCGGCGCCAAACTGGCGAACCCGGAGCGGCAGGTTGTTGGTATTGTAGGTGACGGCGCATTGCTGATGACAGGTATGGAACTGGTAACAGCCGCACGCCTTCAAACGGGAGTCATGATATTCGTATTCAACGATGGGGAACTTTCACAGATCGCCCAGGCGCAACAGATTCCTTACAATCAGAAAACCTGCACAGTACTCGGCACAGTGGACTATGAAGCTTTTGCCAGGGCCTGTGGCGTTGAGTTTGTATCAATGGCGGGAAATCAGGACATTTCTGAAAGTATGGCAACCGCCCTGCAAAAATCAGCCGCAGGGCGTCCGGTTCTGGTGGACGTGCGCATCGATTATTCCAAATCGACACGATTTACCAAGGGCGTAGTCAAAACAAACCTTGGCCGGATGGAAACCCGGGACAAGGTGAGGATTGTAGGCCGCGCCCTTTGGAGAAAAGTGCGGCCTTAG
- a CDS encoding FAD-dependent oxidoreductase, with the protein MHTYKTEVAVIGAGLAGIATTLELLDFNIPVVLLDGAPGGKPGGQANDAFGGMLLSSTPEQARNKIKDSPELLLSDWHNAACFSAEDHWPRLWAELYAEQNRPAIYDWLKQRGIRFFPSVQWVERGLYGNGNSVPRYHIAWGCGRGVVQTLLQQLESHPNRKQLTLLHNHRVNTLDQSDGKITGCQGSISNEPRTFSVSATHTVVCTGGINGNLDKVRQHWDPCYGPAPDNLLSGSSPDADGAMHDEVTRAGGRVVNLNQMWNYAAGVRHPEPAFPDHGLSLIPPRSALWMDRHGRRIGPMPLITGFDTHDLCKQIGNLPGQISWQVMNYRIAVRELAVSGTDTNPDFRDGKLHRVIWNTLRGGDPALVDWLLNCCPDVVSANSPEELAGKMNHAAGNQDVHADDMINDIRTYDSNIARGKRLQNDDQIRRLVQLRNWLPDRFRTCNLQPVLDPGAGPLIAIREQLISRKSMGGMQTDTHSRVLSHTGNAIPGLYAAGEATGFGGGGISGIRSLEGTFLSNCILNGRRAAQSIAGRL; encoded by the coding sequence ATGCATACCTATAAAACCGAAGTTGCAGTAATTGGTGCGGGCCTCGCTGGAATAGCCACGACGCTGGAACTCCTGGATTTCAACATACCGGTAGTACTGCTGGATGGTGCACCTGGCGGCAAACCCGGAGGCCAGGCCAATGATGCCTTCGGTGGCATGCTGCTGAGCAGCACACCTGAGCAGGCCCGAAACAAAATCAAAGACTCCCCGGAACTGCTACTTTCTGACTGGCACAATGCGGCCTGCTTCAGCGCCGAAGACCATTGGCCAAGGCTCTGGGCTGAGCTCTATGCAGAGCAGAACCGGCCTGCGATCTATGACTGGCTGAAACAACGAGGCATCCGCTTCTTCCCCTCCGTGCAGTGGGTTGAACGAGGCTTGTATGGCAACGGCAACAGTGTCCCCCGCTACCACATAGCCTGGGGCTGCGGCCGGGGGGTGGTGCAAACCTTGTTGCAGCAACTGGAATCTCACCCCAACCGAAAGCAACTCACTCTTCTTCATAATCACAGGGTTAATACCCTTGACCAGAGTGATGGAAAGATTACCGGGTGCCAGGGCAGCATCAGCAATGAACCTCGCACTTTCTCTGTTTCCGCTACCCATACTGTGGTCTGTACCGGCGGAATAAACGGCAACCTCGACAAGGTTCGCCAGCACTGGGACCCCTGCTATGGCCCGGCTCCAGACAACCTGCTTAGTGGCTCCAGCCCGGATGCAGACGGCGCCATGCACGATGAAGTTACCAGAGCGGGCGGGCGTGTCGTCAATCTCAACCAGATGTGGAATTACGCAGCAGGCGTTCGTCATCCGGAACCCGCCTTCCCGGACCACGGCCTGAGCCTTATACCTCCACGATCCGCACTCTGGATGGATCGCCATGGCCGCCGGATTGGGCCCATGCCGCTGATTACCGGTTTCGATACACACGATCTCTGCAAACAGATAGGCAACCTCCCCGGCCAGATTTCCTGGCAGGTGATGAACTATCGGATTGCCGTGCGGGAACTTGCCGTGTCGGGCACCGACACCAATCCGGATTTTCGCGATGGCAAACTGCATCGCGTAATCTGGAACACCCTGCGCGGCGGAGATCCTGCCCTGGTGGACTGGCTTCTGAACTGCTGTCCGGATGTTGTCAGCGCTAACTCACCTGAGGAACTTGCGGGGAAGATGAACCATGCCGCAGGCAATCAGGATGTTCACGCAGACGACATGATTAACGATATCCGCACCTATGACAGCAATATAGCCCGGGGTAAAAGACTGCAGAACGACGACCAGATACGCAGGCTGGTACAGCTGAGAAACTGGCTGCCAGACAGGTTTCGCACCTGCAACCTGCAACCTGTTCTGGACCCGGGGGCGGGCCCGCTGATTGCTATTCGTGAACAGCTGATCAGCCGGAAAAGCATGGGTGGTATGCAAACAGACACTCACTCCCGCGTACTCAGCCACACCGGAAACGCCATTCCCGGGCTCTATGCCGCAGGCGAAGCCACAGGGTTTGGCGGCGGCGGAATCTCCGGTATAAGATCTCTGGAGGGCACGTTTCTCTCCAACTGTATTCTTAACGGCAGACGGGCAGCTCAAAGCATTGCCGGCCGCCTGTGA
- the moaA gene encoding GTP 3',8-cyclase MoaA: MSQSKLTDRFGRTVNYVRLSVTDRCDFRCVYCMAEEMTFLPRQQVLTLEEIARVARTFVSLGTEKIRLTGGEPLVRKDIIELVKEIGTYGLRDFAMTTNGSQLPTMAEPLRKAGLKRLNISLDSLDPEKFASITRTGKLSRVLEGIDAARDAGFKGIKLNTVVMKGGNDHEIPDLVEFARKKNIDITFIEEMPLGNISEHDRGQALCTSEEVRDIVRQKHDLIPTPEDSGGPARYYRMSDSTTKVGFISPHSHNFCSTCNRVRLTVEGRLLLCLGNEHSVDLRRVLRSHPVTDDKLRQTIIDSMDLKPERHHFSANGDVQILRFMNMTGG, from the coding sequence ATGTCCCAGAGCAAACTGACAGACCGTTTTGGCAGAACCGTCAATTACGTACGCCTGTCCGTTACCGACCGCTGCGACTTCCGTTGCGTATACTGTATGGCGGAGGAGATGACCTTTTTGCCGAGGCAACAGGTCCTGACACTTGAGGAAATCGCTCGGGTGGCCAGAACATTCGTTTCTCTGGGTACGGAAAAAATCCGTCTTACAGGCGGTGAGCCGCTGGTTCGCAAAGATATTATCGAACTGGTGAAAGAGATCGGCACCTACGGCCTGCGTGACTTCGCCATGACCACCAATGGCAGCCAACTGCCCACCATGGCGGAACCCCTTCGTAAAGCAGGTCTGAAGCGGCTGAATATCAGCCTGGACTCCCTGGATCCGGAAAAGTTCGCAAGTATCACCCGTACCGGGAAACTGTCCCGTGTGCTTGAGGGTATAGACGCTGCCAGAGACGCCGGATTCAAAGGCATCAAACTGAACACTGTCGTGATGAAAGGCGGGAACGACCATGAGATTCCGGACCTTGTAGAGTTTGCCCGCAAAAAAAATATCGACATTACCTTCATAGAAGAGATGCCCCTGGGTAACATTTCAGAGCACGATCGTGGGCAGGCTCTGTGTACCAGTGAAGAAGTGCGCGACATTGTCCGCCAGAAGCACGACCTGATTCCGACACCTGAAGACTCCGGTGGCCCGGCCCGTTATTACCGGATGTCAGACAGCACCACCAAAGTGGGCTTTATTTCACCCCACTCCCACAACTTCTGTTCCACCTGTAACCGTGTGAGATTGACCGTTGAGGGCCGTTTACTTCTCTGCCTGGGGAATGAGCATTCTGTTGACCTGCGCCGGGTTCTGCGCAGCCACCCGGTAACAGACGACAAACTCCGGCAAACCATTATCGACTCCATGGACCTCAAGCCTGAGCGCCACCACTTTTCCGCAAACGGCGACGTCCAGATTCTTCGATTCATGAATATGACGGGAGGCTGA
- a CDS encoding YbaN family protein, which translates to MVAQSGKMGFRILAYISLGLAAIGVVLPLLPTTPFVLLAAFFASKGSPAFASWLEEHPSFGPAIRDWRRNRVIPVKAKVLACSMMALSWGLLFVAGAAAMVLAASGIFLLGVAGYLLTRPSY; encoded by the coding sequence ATGGTCGCGCAATCCGGTAAAATGGGTTTCAGAATTCTTGCGTATATATCATTGGGACTCGCGGCAATCGGTGTAGTTCTGCCTTTGTTGCCGACTACTCCTTTTGTCCTTTTGGCGGCTTTTTTTGCCAGTAAGGGATCGCCGGCATTCGCCAGCTGGCTTGAAGAACATCCCTCGTTCGGGCCCGCCATCAGAGACTGGCGCCGGAACCGGGTCATACCGGTAAAGGCCAAAGTGCTCGCTTGCAGCATGATGGCGCTGAGCTGGGGGCTTCTCTTCGTTGCCGGAGCCGCTGCAATGGTGCTTGCCGCCTCGGGAATATTTCTGCTTGGCGTAGCGGGCTATTTGCTGACCCGACCTTCGTACTGA
- a CDS encoding RrF2 family transcriptional regulator, protein MHITRYTDYSLRVLIYLAGQGDGLSTIQEIADSYDISKNHLMKVVHQLNKKGYIETVRGKKGGMRLQMAPEDINVGVLVRETEHDLSIVECHSSQNTCKITPVCGLKSMFGEALQAFLSVLDKYTLQDVIKDQYQPQLLRLLQIA, encoded by the coding sequence ATGCACATTACCCGTTACACGGATTACTCTCTGCGCGTGCTTATTTATCTGGCAGGGCAGGGTGATGGCCTGTCCACAATTCAGGAAATTGCAGACAGCTACGATATTTCCAAGAACCATCTTATGAAGGTGGTGCATCAGCTCAACAAGAAAGGCTATATCGAAACGGTACGAGGGAAAAAAGGTGGAATGAGGCTGCAGATGGCGCCGGAAGATATCAATGTGGGGGTTCTTGTGCGGGAAACCGAGCATGATCTCAGTATCGTTGAATGTCACTCGTCCCAGAATACCTGCAAAATCACTCCGGTTTGTGGCCTTAAATCTATGTTCGGAGAAGCCTTGCAGGCGTTCCTGTCGGTGCTCGACAAGTACACCCTGCAAGATGTCATAAAGGACCAGTACCAGCCTCAGCTACTGAGGCTGTTGCAGATCGCCTGA
- a CDS encoding WS/DGAT/MGAT family O-acyltransferase, with amino-acid sequence MKRLGTLDASWLAVESEDTPMHVGTLQIFSLPEGAPDTFLRDMVNSMKETGDVAPPWSYKLAWSGFLGRLLVPSWKIDKSIDLDYHVRHSALPKPGGERELGILVSRLHSNPLDFSRPLWECHVIEGLENNRFALYTKMHHSMIDGISGVRLLQRVLSTSPDERDMPPPWSVKPQSRRGSKTDSEATVPAAFSQALDALKVQADMAPTLWRAGSRLVHSVRHPEDGLTAPFTGPVSKINHRVTGQRRLATQHYELERLKELARVSGASMNDIVLYLCGTALRRFLLEQDDLPDTPLTAGIPVNIRPADDQGTGTQISFMIASLATDEADPLTRLQNIKSSSRRAKEHLQKLPKSALNQYTMLLMSPYILQLMSGLGGRMRPVFNVTISNVPGPQRTLYYEGARLEAMYPVSLIAHGGALNITCLSYAGSLNFGFTGCRDTLPSMQKLAVYTGEALDDLEKLILPPKPKPKKVRANKSGTV; translated from the coding sequence ATGAAACGCCTGGGAACACTTGATGCCTCGTGGCTGGCTGTAGAATCAGAAGATACGCCGATGCATGTGGGCACCCTGCAGATTTTTTCATTGCCGGAAGGCGCCCCTGATACTTTCCTGCGTGACATGGTCAACAGCATGAAAGAAACCGGGGATGTCGCCCCGCCCTGGAGTTACAAACTGGCATGGTCCGGTTTCCTCGGCCGGCTGCTGGTCCCGTCCTGGAAAATCGACAAGAGCATCGACCTGGACTACCACGTGCGCCACTCTGCTCTGCCCAAACCGGGAGGGGAGCGGGAGCTCGGTATACTGGTCTCCCGCCTGCACTCCAACCCTCTTGATTTTTCCAGGCCTCTCTGGGAATGCCACGTCATTGAAGGGCTGGAGAACAACCGGTTTGCGCTATACACCAAGATGCACCACTCAATGATTGACGGCATCAGCGGCGTACGCCTGCTGCAACGAGTCCTGAGCACCAGTCCGGACGAACGGGATATGCCTCCCCCCTGGTCGGTAAAGCCACAAAGCCGGCGAGGAAGCAAAACTGATTCAGAAGCCACCGTTCCTGCAGCGTTCTCCCAGGCTCTGGATGCTCTCAAAGTGCAGGCTGATATGGCCCCGACTCTCTGGCGGGCAGGAAGCCGGCTCGTACACTCTGTGCGACACCCGGAAGACGGACTGACCGCGCCATTCACCGGGCCCGTCTCGAAAATCAACCACAGGGTAACCGGTCAGCGCCGGCTGGCCACTCAGCATTATGAACTTGAACGTCTGAAAGAACTGGCACGCGTATCCGGCGCCTCGATGAACGACATTGTTCTCTACCTCTGCGGTACAGCGCTGAGGCGCTTCCTGCTGGAGCAGGACGATCTTCCGGATACTCCGTTGACAGCAGGCATTCCTGTCAACATCCGGCCGGCGGATGATCAGGGCACAGGCACACAGATCAGCTTCATGATTGCCTCCCTTGCCACAGACGAGGCAGACCCTCTTACCCGTTTACAGAACATAAAATCATCCAGCCGTCGGGCGAAGGAACACCTTCAGAAACTTCCAAAGAGCGCTCTGAACCAGTACACCATGCTGCTGATGTCGCCTTATATCCTTCAGCTGATGTCCGGTCTTGGCGGGCGCATGCGGCCTGTGTTCAACGTGACCATATCCAACGTGCCCGGGCCCCAGAGAACACTGTATTACGAAGGTGCCAGGCTTGAGGCCATGTATCCGGTTTCGCTGATCGCCCACGGCGGAGCTCTGAACATCACCTGCCTGAGCTATGCGGGATCTCTGAACTTCGGATTCACCGGGTGCCGGGACACCTTGCCCAGCATGCAAAAACTGGCTGTTTATACCGGCGAGGCGCTGGACGACCTGGAAAAACTGATTCTTCCGCCCAAGCCAAAACCCAAAAAAGTGCGGGCAAACAAAAGCGGAACAGTATGA
- a CDS encoding bile acid:sodium symporter family protein produces the protein MESSPLISAGLPIALFIIMIGIGMTLTVRDFRQVAVYPKGMIVGTVAQIVLMPLVAFALASMLAVPPAIAVGLVIIAACPGGTTSNLFVLLARGNIALSIVLTVSASLITILTLPLYTNVALQFYMGTEENIVLPVWKTIGMLTGIVLFPVTVGMFVRARKPELARKAESAVSVFGGVVLALLIAVLVYGVRDQFWELLKQAGPATLLLNAAGIFIGLLAGRATGLTQRESLAVAVELGVKNGTIALMVTLTLLESSSMSIPAAVYGVLMFPIGFLLAMYGRRIIPKASSAVVK, from the coding sequence GTGGAATCCAGCCCGCTTATCTCTGCAGGACTGCCAATCGCGCTGTTTATCATCATGATTGGTATAGGAATGACTCTGACCGTACGTGACTTTCGTCAGGTGGCGGTTTATCCCAAAGGCATGATTGTCGGTACTGTCGCCCAGATTGTTTTGATGCCTCTGGTGGCTTTTGCCCTGGCGTCTATGCTGGCGGTGCCGCCGGCCATTGCAGTTGGTCTGGTTATCATAGCGGCATGCCCTGGAGGAACCACTTCAAACCTGTTCGTTCTGCTTGCCAGGGGCAATATTGCCTTGTCTATTGTGCTGACAGTAAGTGCCAGCCTGATTACTATTCTCACTCTGCCCCTGTATACCAATGTCGCGCTTCAGTTCTATATGGGTACGGAAGAGAATATTGTGCTCCCGGTGTGGAAAACCATCGGTATGCTGACTGGTATTGTGCTCTTCCCGGTAACGGTCGGCATGTTCGTGCGGGCCCGTAAGCCTGAGTTAGCGCGCAAGGCGGAGAGTGCCGTCAGCGTGTTTGGCGGTGTTGTACTGGCGCTGTTGATTGCGGTGCTCGTATACGGCGTCCGGGATCAGTTCTGGGAGTTGCTGAAGCAGGCCGGGCCGGCAACTCTTTTGTTGAACGCAGCCGGTATTTTTATTGGCTTGCTTGCCGGCAGGGCCACTGGATTGACGCAGAGAGAGTCCCTTGCGGTTGCAGTAGAGCTCGGGGTAAAAAACGGTACCATTGCCCTGATGGTGACACTGACGTTGCTGGAATCCAGCTCCATGTCCATACCTGCTGCCGTATACGGTGTTCTGATGTTTCCGATCGGGTTTCTGCTCGCCATGTACGGCCGGCGAATTATTCCAAAAGCCAGCTCTGCTGTTGTTAAATGA
- a CDS encoding CidA/LrgA family protein, whose translation MQFLNGITLLLVYQLAGEIIVRLLGLPIPGPVLGMVMLFVTMMVRGRAAEPVEQASTALLSHLSLLFVPAGVGMMTHFGRIAEEWLPITLALLFSTVITMVATALIMQQTSRWFVKPSAAKGQSDE comes from the coding sequence ATGCAGTTTCTCAACGGAATCACCCTGCTGCTGGTATATCAGCTGGCAGGGGAGATTATCGTGCGCCTGTTAGGGTTGCCGATTCCCGGGCCTGTGTTGGGTATGGTGATGCTGTTTGTCACCATGATGGTCCGGGGGCGGGCGGCAGAACCTGTTGAACAAGCCTCTACAGCGTTACTCAGCCATTTGTCATTGCTGTTTGTTCCCGCCGGTGTGGGCATGATGACGCACTTTGGCCGGATCGCGGAAGAATGGCTGCCGATTACACTCGCCCTGTTGTTCAGCACAGTGATTACGATGGTTGCCACGGCCCTGATCATGCAGCAGACCAGTCGCTGGTTTGTAAAACCATCGGCGGCGAAGGGGCAAAGCGATGAATAA
- a CDS encoding LrgB family protein, whose protein sequence is MNNPGLQDIWVYLSATPLLGLTVTLVAYGLAYRFYLKTGGSPLANPVVTSVAMLIALLLVSGVSYEDYFAGGQFVHFLLGPATVALAVPLYQQFSRLRQLWLPVLVSLICGVGIAAGSSVLLARLLGGSLEIQMSLAPKSATAPVAMGISEKIGGLPSLTAVLVVTTGIIGAVLGTKLFEWIGVKDDAVKGIAMGVSAHGIGTARAFQVSSRMGAFSGLAMALSAFATALIVPWMVDWIEVLF, encoded by the coding sequence ATGAATAACCCCGGGTTGCAGGATATATGGGTTTATCTTTCGGCAACCCCTTTGCTGGGACTGACTGTCACGCTGGTCGCGTACGGGCTGGCGTACCGGTTCTACCTGAAAACCGGGGGCAGCCCACTGGCTAATCCTGTGGTTACGTCGGTGGCCATGCTGATCGCGCTGTTGCTTGTATCCGGTGTCTCCTATGAGGATTACTTTGCTGGTGGGCAGTTTGTGCACTTCCTGCTCGGGCCTGCCACCGTGGCTTTAGCCGTGCCGCTTTATCAGCAGTTTTCAAGATTACGGCAACTGTGGCTGCCGGTTCTTGTATCGCTGATTTGTGGCGTTGGAATCGCGGCAGGCAGCTCGGTTTTGCTGGCGCGACTCCTGGGTGGGTCTCTGGAGATACAGATGTCTCTGGCCCCGAAATCAGCTACTGCGCCTGTGGCCATGGGCATTTCCGAAAAAATCGGAGGCCTGCCCTCGCTGACAGCTGTATTGGTGGTGACCACCGGGATTATCGGCGCTGTTCTGGGTACAAAACTGTTTGAGTGGATTGGCGTAAAAGATGATGCCGTCAAAGGTATTGCCATGGGCGTTTCTGCCCATGGCATAGGCACTGCGCGGGCGTTTCAGGTAAGCAGTCGCATGGGTGCCTTCTCCGGGCTGGCTATGGCGCTGTCCGCATTTGCGACTGCACTTATAGTGCCCTGGATGGTGGATTGGATTGAGGTGCTGTTTTAA
- a CDS encoding PepSY domain-containing protein, producing MKSLPCYLFKLVIPTSAFIAVAFVAALCFFAAAPASADDDWRKLHEEVQAGRIKPLGDILDSLLRDWEGQVIDVDFEEDDGRRLYEIELLGPEGQVVEFEVDAVTGELIGIEGNDINGMKRQ from the coding sequence ATGAAAAGTCTTCCCTGCTATCTGTTCAAACTGGTTATCCCCACCTCCGCATTCATCGCGGTGGCGTTTGTGGCCGCCCTGTGCTTTTTTGCAGCTGCGCCGGCATCTGCTGACGACGACTGGCGCAAACTCCATGAGGAAGTTCAGGCGGGCAGAATAAAACCCCTTGGAGACATTCTGGATAGCCTGCTACGCGACTGGGAGGGGCAGGTAATCGATGTGGATTTTGAGGAAGATGATGGCCGGAGATTGTATGAGATCGAGTTGCTCGGGCCAGAAGGGCAGGTGGTTGAGTTTGAAGTGGATGCGGTAACCGGGGAACTTATCGGTATTGAGGGTAACGATATCAACGGAATGAAACGCCAATGA
- a CDS encoding response regulator transcription factor, whose translation MKILLVEDDKPLALGLASSLEDAGLLVEIAGDGRTADFLVSTERYDAVVLDLGLPDGNGTQWLSSWREQGIELPVLILTARERWSDKAAGFSAGADDYVTKPFETAEILFRLRALVRRAHGHAHPVIRVGDISLDTHSAQVTRAGMPVSLTAQELRLLSHLVHAAPRVVSRAELTEHVYDGDAEPDSNVIDVQVSRLRRKLGSKSIETLRGQGYRMAADNEAS comes from the coding sequence ATGAAGATTCTGTTGGTCGAAGACGATAAGCCGCTTGCACTCGGGCTTGCTTCGTCGCTTGAAGATGCCGGTCTGCTGGTGGAAATTGCGGGTGATGGCCGCACGGCAGATTTTCTGGTCAGTACCGAACGCTATGATGCGGTTGTACTGGATCTGGGGTTGCCTGATGGCAATGGTACTCAATGGTTGTCTTCCTGGCGTGAGCAGGGTATCGAATTGCCAGTGCTGATTCTGACGGCTCGGGAGCGTTGGTCAGATAAAGCCGCCGGGTTTTCTGCCGGGGCCGACGACTATGTCACCAAGCCTTTCGAAACCGCAGAAATCCTGTTCCGGTTGAGGGCGCTGGTACGCCGTGCCCATGGCCACGCTCACCCGGTTATCCGGGTGGGTGATATTTCTCTTGATACCCACAGCGCCCAGGTGACCCGGGCTGGTATGCCGGTTTCCCTGACGGCTCAGGAACTCCGGCTGCTTTCCCATCTTGTCCATGCTGCACCGCGTGTGGTCAGCCGTGCAGAGCTGACCGAGCATGTGTATGACGGCGACGCGGAACCGGATTCCAATGTAATTGATGTTCAGGTCAGCCGCCTGCGGCGAAAGCTGGGCAGCAAAAGCATTGAAACCCTGCGTGGACAGGGATACCGGATGGCGGCGGATAACGAGGCCTCATGA